In Rhodanobacteraceae bacterium, a single genomic region encodes these proteins:
- a CDS encoding AI-2E family transporter encodes MVDRQRLIESLFAAAALSFLAIGCFLVLRPFLSALMWAVILCYASWPAYHWLERRLGGRRSLTAVLMTVAVAAILVLPFVIVGFTLADNVSDWVTAVKAWAADGLPPPPAWVANLPMVGDELAEKWNALDTGAGMAEAARLVLNPVREAVIAGGAVLGRGTVEMGLSVFIAFFVFRRGDELALGLQQALTRLIGPRARQFIAVAGGTIQGVVYGILGTALAQGLLAGIGFLIVGVPGAMFLGLLTFFMSLIPMGPPFVWVPVVVWLVSGQHWAAAVFMAIWGMFVISGIDNIIKPYLISRGSQMPFVLVFLGVIGGIVAFGFLGVFLGPVLLAVGYTLLLAWNRGERIEGEGGAEVASADITIDRSDAT; translated from the coding sequence ATGGTCGACCGCCAGCGCCTGATCGAATCGCTGTTCGCCGCCGCGGCGCTCAGCTTCCTCGCGATCGGCTGTTTCCTGGTGCTGCGCCCTTTCCTGTCGGCGCTGATGTGGGCGGTGATCCTGTGTTACGCCAGCTGGCCTGCCTACCACTGGCTGGAGCGACGCCTCGGCGGCCGGCGCTCGCTGACCGCGGTGCTGATGACGGTGGCGGTCGCGGCAATCCTGGTGCTGCCCTTCGTCATCGTCGGCTTCACCCTGGCGGACAACGTCAGCGACTGGGTGACCGCGGTGAAGGCCTGGGCGGCCGACGGCCTGCCACCGCCGCCGGCCTGGGTGGCCAACCTGCCGATGGTCGGCGACGAACTGGCGGAAAAGTGGAACGCGCTGGACACCGGCGCAGGAATGGCCGAAGCCGCGCGCCTGGTGCTGAACCCGGTACGCGAGGCGGTGATCGCCGGCGGCGCGGTGCTCGGCCGCGGCACCGTCGAGATGGGTCTCTCGGTGTTCATCGCCTTCTTCGTGTTCCGCCGTGGCGACGAGCTGGCACTGGGCTTGCAGCAGGCGCTGACACGGCTGATCGGCCCGCGCGCGCGGCAGTTCATCGCGGTCGCCGGCGGCACCATCCAGGGCGTGGTTTACGGCATCCTCGGCACCGCGCTGGCGCAGGGTCTGCTGGCCGGCATCGGTTTCCTGATCGTCGGCGTGCCAGGCGCGATGTTCCTCGGCCTGCTGACCTTCTTCATGTCCCTGATCCCGATGGGCCCGCCCTTCGTCTGGGTGCCGGTGGTGGTCTGGCTGGTCTCTGGCCAGCACTGGGCGGCCGCGGTGTTCATGGCGATCTGGGGCATGTTCGTCATCAGCGGGATCGACAACATCATCAAGCCCTATCTGATCAGCCGCGGCTCGCAGATGCCCTTCGTGCTGGTGTTCCTCGGCGTCATCGGCGGCATCGTCGCCTTCGGCTTCCTCGGCGTGTTCCTGGGTCCGGTGCTGCTGGCTGTGGGCTACACCCTGCTGCTCGCGTGGAATCGCGGCGAGCGCATCGAGGGCGAGGGCGGCGCGGAGGTCGCGAGCGCCGACATCACGATCGATCGCAGCGACGCGACCTGA
- a CDS encoding SGNH/GDSL hydrolase family protein: MLAAGPALPARYLALGDSYTIGESVPAAERWPNQLAQLLRGQGADLANPDIVARTGWTTDELSAALDAVERDEAVEMAAGEHAPRPAPPYQLVTLLIGVNNQYRGRPLDEYRTQLRALLALAIGYAGGQPRRVVMLSIPDWGVTPFAAGMGRDAATVAREIDAYNAAAREVCASAGVAYVDITPLTREAGERPELLAGDGLHPSGIDYRRWAQAALPAARAALGN, from the coding sequence ATGCTCGCCGCCGGACCCGCGCTGCCGGCGCGCTACCTTGCGCTCGGGGACTCGTACACCATCGGCGAGTCGGTGCCGGCGGCTGAGCGCTGGCCGAACCAGCTGGCGCAGCTGCTGCGAGGGCAGGGCGCGGACCTCGCCAACCCGGACATCGTCGCGCGCACCGGATGGACCACCGACGAACTGTCGGCGGCGCTGGACGCGGTCGAACGCGACGAAGCGGTGGAAATGGCCGCCGGTGAGCACGCGCCGCGTCCGGCGCCGCCATACCAGCTGGTCACTCTCCTCATCGGGGTCAACAACCAGTACCGCGGCCGCCCGCTGGACGAGTACCGCACTCAGCTGCGCGCGCTCCTCGCCCTTGCCATCGGCTACGCCGGCGGGCAGCCGCGGCGCGTCGTGATGCTGTCGATCCCGGACTGGGGCGTGACTCCGTTCGCCGCGGGGATGGGCCGCGATGCGGCGACCGTGGCGCGTGAGATCGATGCCTACAACGCCGCCGCACGCGAGGTGTGCGCAAGTGCCGGCGTCGCCTATGTCGACATCACCCCGCTGACGCGCGAGGCTGGGGAGCGCCCGGAACTGCTGGCGGGCGACGGCCTGCACCCGTCCGGCATCGACTACCGGCGCTGGGCGCAGGCAGCCTTGCCGGCAGCGCGCGCTGCACTCGGAAACTGA
- a CDS encoding complex I NDUFA9 subunit family protein, whose amino-acid sequence MPKSLRIIVLGGTGFVGRSLVHALQAAGHRVDVLSRNRELQRELGVYPNVRTLSAKVYDSAALARHFAGADAVVNLVGVLQNNGFGGKDFERAHLTLTETVIAAMKQAGVARLLQMSSLRAGEGDSHYLRSRGQAEAKVKASGLAWTIFQPSVIFGPGDGLFCRFAPLLKIAPVLPLARAGARFQPVYVKDVAQAFVRAPERTDSVGKSYPLVGPKTMTLAELVRWTAQILGVRRLVLPLPGPLGYLQGLAFDPLPAGLKPFSSDNYKSLALDSVSERNGLAELGIRPTPMELVVPEYIGRSEHQRDLDRYRAVR is encoded by the coding sequence ATGCCCAAGTCCCTCAGAATCATCGTCCTCGGCGGCACCGGCTTCGTCGGCCGCTCGCTGGTGCATGCGCTGCAGGCCGCCGGCCACCGGGTCGACGTGCTCAGCCGCAACCGCGAGCTGCAGCGCGAGCTGGGGGTCTACCCGAATGTGCGCACGCTCTCGGCCAAGGTCTACGACAGCGCAGCGCTGGCGCGGCATTTCGCCGGTGCGGATGCGGTGGTCAACCTGGTCGGGGTGCTGCAGAACAACGGCTTTGGCGGCAAGGACTTCGAGCGCGCGCACCTGACGCTGACCGAGACGGTGATCGCGGCGATGAAGCAGGCGGGCGTGGCGCGCCTGCTGCAGATGTCTTCATTGCGGGCCGGCGAGGGCGACAGCCATTACCTGCGCTCGCGCGGGCAGGCGGAGGCGAAGGTCAAGGCCTCGGGCCTGGCGTGGACGATCTTCCAGCCCTCGGTGATCTTCGGGCCGGGCGACGGGCTGTTCTGCCGCTTCGCGCCGCTGCTGAAGATCGCCCCGGTGCTGCCGCTGGCGCGCGCCGGCGCGCGCTTCCAGCCGGTCTACGTCAAGGATGTCGCCCAGGCCTTCGTGCGCGCGCCGGAGCGGACCGACAGCGTCGGCAAGAGCTATCCGCTGGTCGGGCCGAAGACCATGACGCTGGCCGAACTGGTGCGCTGGACCGCGCAGATCCTCGGCGTGCGCCGGCTGGTGCTGCCGCTGCCCGGTCCCCTCGGCTATCTGCAGGGGCTGGCCTTCGATCCGCTGCCGGCGGGCTTGAAGCCCTTCTCCAGCGACAACTACAAGTCGCTGGCGCTGGACAGTGTCAGCGAGCGCAACGGACTGGCCGAACTCGGCATCCGCCCGACCCCGATGGAACTGGTGGTGCCCGAGTACATCGGTCGCAGCGAACACCAGCGCGATCTCGACCGCTACCGCGCGGTGCGCTGA
- a CDS encoding mechanosensitive ion channel family protein yields MKDLVDRLFALPWASFAAEVALRLALAALVLIGGLWLSRLALRVLARVLERMNVDAMLREFLRNLASGAMVVVVVVGALDQAGVPMTSILAALGAAGLAIALALRDSLSNLAAGVMLILLKPFRAGDLIGIGGQTGKVESLRLMHTVLLTPDNCELILPNNKVASEAILNYTARDTRRIDLVVGIAYRDDIGRAFRIIRGVLDTDPRVLRDPPPQLLVDKLAESSVDLAIRPWVATGDYLDARASLLRQLKETLSAAGIDVPFPQRELRVVHENAPTPAEQLGAAAD; encoded by the coding sequence ATGAAAGACCTGGTCGACCGCCTGTTCGCCCTGCCGTGGGCCAGCTTCGCAGCCGAGGTCGCGCTGCGCCTGGCACTCGCGGCGCTGGTGCTGATCGGCGGGCTGTGGCTGTCGCGGCTGGCGCTGCGGGTACTCGCGCGCGTGCTCGAACGCATGAACGTGGACGCCATGCTGCGCGAATTCCTGCGCAACCTGGCCTCGGGCGCGATGGTGGTCGTGGTGGTGGTCGGCGCGCTCGACCAGGCCGGCGTGCCGATGACCTCGATCCTCGCCGCGCTCGGCGCCGCGGGCCTGGCGATCGCGCTGGCACTGCGTGACTCGCTGTCGAACCTCGCCGCCGGGGTCATGCTGATCCTGCTGAAGCCCTTCCGCGCAGGCGATCTGATCGGCATCGGCGGCCAGACCGGCAAGGTGGAGAGTCTGCGCCTGATGCACACCGTGCTGCTGACCCCGGACAACTGCGAGCTGATCCTGCCGAACAACAAGGTCGCCAGCGAGGCGATCCTCAACTACACCGCGCGAGATACCCGGCGCATCGACCTGGTGGTTGGCATCGCCTACCGCGACGACATCGGCCGCGCCTTCCGCATCATCCGCGGGGTGCTCGACACCGACCCGCGCGTGCTGCGCGATCCGCCGCCGCAACTGCTGGTCGACAAGCTCGCCGAGAGCAGCGTGGACCTCGCCATCCGCCCCTGGGTCGCCACCGGCGACTACCTCGACGCCCGCGCCAGCCTGCTGCGCCAGCTCAAGGAAACGCTCTCCGCCGCCGGCATCGACGTGCCCTTCCCACAACGCGAGTTGCGCGTGGTCCACGAGAACGCGCCCACGCCAGCGGAGCAACTGGGGGCAGCGGCGGACTAG
- a CDS encoding tRNA (cytidine(34)-2'-O)-methyltransferase: MFEIILFQPEIPPNTGNVIRLAANTGARLHLIEPLGFALDDKRLRRAGLDYHEYASLKTWPDLYQCLAALGQPRCFALTTRGTRSPYQVAFAPGDALLFGCETRGLPDSIRADFPPERLLRLPMVPHSRSLNLSNAVAVVVFEAWRQLGFPGTAE; encoded by the coding sequence ATGTTCGAGATCATCCTTTTCCAGCCAGAAATCCCGCCGAATACCGGCAACGTCATCCGCCTGGCCGCCAATACCGGGGCCCGGCTGCACCTGATCGAGCCGCTTGGATTCGCGCTGGACGACAAGCGATTGCGCCGCGCGGGCCTGGACTACCACGAGTACGCCAGCCTCAAGACCTGGCCGGACCTCTACCAGTGCCTGGCCGCGCTGGGGCAGCCTCGCTGCTTCGCGCTGACCACGCGCGGCACACGCAGCCCCTACCAGGTGGCGTTCGCGCCGGGCGATGCGCTGCTGTTCGGCTGCGAAACCCGCGGCCTGCCGGATTCGATCCGTGCCGATTTCCCTCCCGAGCGCCTGCTGCGCCTGCCGATGGTGCCGCACTCGCGCAGCCTGAACCTGTCGAATGCGGTCGCGGTGGTGGTGTTCGAAGCCTGGCGCCAACTCGGCTTTCCAGGCACCGCCGAATGA
- the lysM gene encoding peptidoglycan-binding protein LysM, translated as MGILDFVKSAGEKVFTAATAGNTAGALADHLKSKGLMSSDVMVEYDPDHATVKVKGKAATQADKEKLLLALGNVEGVEKVDDGVVAEQEDGAATFYTVKKGDTLGAIAKAHYGKAGAYMKIFEANQPLLKDPDRIYPGQVLRIPAA; from the coding sequence ATGGGCATCCTCGATTTCGTCAAGTCGGCCGGTGAGAAGGTGTTCACCGCCGCCACCGCGGGCAACACCGCCGGCGCGCTGGCCGACCACCTCAAGTCCAAGGGCCTGATGAGCTCCGATGTGATGGTGGAGTACGACCCGGACCACGCCACGGTCAAGGTCAAGGGCAAGGCCGCGACCCAGGCGGACAAGGAAAAGCTGCTGCTCGCGCTGGGCAACGTCGAAGGCGTGGAGAAGGTCGACGACGGCGTGGTCGCGGAGCAGGAAGACGGGGCCGCGACCTTCTACACGGTCAAGAAGGGCGACACCCTGGGCGCCATCGCCAAGGCGCATTACGGCAAGGCGGGCGCCTACATGAAGATCTTCGAAGCCAACCAGCCGCTGCTGAAGGATCCGGACCGGATCTACCCGGGACAGGTGCTGCGCATCCCGGCGGCCTGA
- a CDS encoding DUF4124 domain-containing protein — protein sequence MLRYLYPVFALCLWATPALGATIYKCRQAGGVVSYQDSPCPGRQIGVLRTPTTAAQARAAATPAPAATAASPGTSRARPAATGRAPRPSFKCVRPDGSIYFTGDARPRRTLIDLDRARQLLPLANAPAAPPGKAWAEDQCAAATRADTCQYYREQIAANDAAQLKARSDELRKLTREGQRLKAIFNHRCG from the coding sequence ATGCTCCGATACCTCTACCCCGTCTTCGCGCTGTGCCTTTGGGCCACTCCGGCACTCGGCGCGACCATCTACAAGTGCCGCCAGGCCGGCGGCGTGGTGAGCTATCAGGATTCCCCCTGCCCCGGCCGGCAGATCGGTGTGCTGCGCACGCCGACGACCGCCGCCCAGGCGCGTGCCGCCGCGACGCCCGCACCTGCGGCGACGGCCGCATCCCCGGGCACCAGCCGGGCCCGCCCGGCAGCCACTGGCCGCGCACCGCGGCCCTCGTTCAAGTGCGTGCGGCCCGACGGCAGCATCTATTTCACCGGCGACGCGCGCCCGCGGCGTACCCTGATCGACCTCGACCGGGCGCGCCAACTGCTGCCGTTGGCGAATGCGCCGGCGGCGCCGCCGGGCAAGGCCTGGGCCGAGGACCAGTGCGCGGCGGCGACGCGCGCCGACACCTGCCAGTACTACCGCGAGCAGATCGCGGCGAACGACGCGGCGCAACTGAAGGCGCGCAGCGACGAGCTGCGCAAGCTCACCCGCGAGGGCCAGCGCCTGAAGGCGATCTTCAACCACCGCTGCGGATGA
- a CDS encoding aminotransferase class I/II-fold pyridoxal phosphate-dependent enzyme encodes MLACRGIARERPVFALSIPAPPEYADTHLHENLTAVLRPIPHNERLADVRYDIRGPLHARALDLEQQGKSIIRLNIGNPGRFGFEAPAHVREAIATHLKDSEAYCHQGGLTEAREAIVEVMHARGVREVDQTHVFVGNGVSELIDMALRGLLNPGDEVLVPAPDYPLWTAAVILNDGQPVHYPCPPERQGLPDPVEIERMISPRTRAIVIINPNNPNGAVYPQALLQRIAALAEKHRLVVFSDEIYEGLLYDGAQFHAMAPLVRETLCVTMSGLSKMHRACGYRVGWMVTSGKVQAARDYLKSLDLLAALRLCSNVQGQWAIPAALRGPDTHTALCQPGGRLYETRAALLRAVARSRYLKVVAPMGAMYGFVGVDTRELPGFDDQQFAYDLLDQRQVLIVPGSSFNVSYHDHFRITLLPEAAVMERVIDQIDGFVAELAEKSRLRVA; translated from the coding sequence ATGCTCGCATGCCGCGGAATTGCTCGCGAACGCCCGGTTTTTGCCTTGAGCATTCCAGCGCCGCCGGAGTACGCTGATACTCATCTTCACGAAAATCTAACCGCCGTGCTCCGTCCGATTCCGCACAACGAGCGTCTCGCCGATGTCCGCTATGACATCCGCGGCCCGCTGCACGCCCGCGCGCTCGATCTGGAGCAGCAGGGGAAATCGATCATCCGCCTGAACATCGGCAACCCGGGGCGCTTCGGCTTCGAGGCCCCGGCGCATGTGCGCGAGGCGATCGCCACCCACCTGAAGGACAGTGAGGCCTACTGCCACCAGGGCGGATTGACCGAGGCGCGCGAGGCGATCGTCGAGGTGATGCACGCGCGCGGCGTGCGCGAGGTCGACCAGACCCATGTGTTCGTCGGCAACGGCGTCAGCGAGCTGATCGACATGGCGCTGCGCGGGCTGTTGAATCCGGGCGACGAAGTGCTGGTGCCGGCGCCCGACTACCCGCTGTGGACCGCCGCGGTGATCCTGAACGACGGTCAGCCGGTGCACTACCCGTGCCCGCCGGAGCGCCAGGGATTGCCGGACCCGGTCGAGATCGAGCGCATGATCTCGCCGCGCACGCGCGCCATCGTGATCATCAACCCGAACAACCCGAACGGGGCCGTGTATCCGCAGGCGCTGCTGCAGCGCATCGCGGCGCTGGCCGAGAAGCACCGCCTGGTGGTGTTCAGCGACGAAATCTACGAAGGCCTGCTGTACGATGGCGCGCAGTTCCACGCGATGGCACCGCTGGTGCGCGAGACCCTGTGCGTGACCATGAGCGGGCTGTCCAAGATGCACCGCGCCTGCGGTTATCGCGTCGGCTGGATGGTCACCAGCGGCAAGGTGCAGGCCGCGCGCGACTACCTCAAGAGCCTGGACCTGCTGGCCGCGCTGCGCCTGTGCAGCAATGTGCAGGGCCAATGGGCCATTCCCGCGGCGCTGCGCGGCCCGGACACCCACACCGCGCTGTGCCAGCCGGGCGGGCGCCTGTACGAGACCCGCGCCGCGCTGCTGCGCGCGGTGGCGCGCAGCCGCTACCTCAAGGTGGTTGCCCCGATGGGCGCGATGTACGGCTTCGTCGGTGTCGATACGCGCGAGCTGCCGGGCTTCGACGACCAGCAGTTCGCCTACGATTTGCTCGACCAGCGCCAGGTGCTGATCGTCCCCGGGTCATCCTTCAATGTTTCCTATCACGACCACTTCCGCATCACCCTGCTCCCCGAGGCGGCAGTGATGGAACGCGTGATCGACCAGATCGACGGCTTTGTCGCCGAGCTGGCCGAGAAGTCGCGGCTGCGGGTGGCTTGA
- the icd gene encoding NADP-dependent isocitrate dehydrogenase: MSTGAPVVPADGAKITIDDAGKLTVPNNPIIPFIEGDGTGRDIWRASVRVFDAAVAKCYGGARKIHWMEVYAGQKSNDEFGTWLPEATVQACRDYLVSIKGPLTTPIGGGIRSLNVALRQMLDLYVCLRPVRWFKGVPSPVKNPGKVDMVIFRENCEDIYAGIEFEQGTEANKKILALLKEHFPKEYGKIRFPESSGIGIKPVSRDGSERLIRAAIEYAITNGRKSVTLVHKGNIMKFTEGAFRNWGYALAEREFADKVYTWDQWERTKAKQGEAAANAEQKAAIAAGKVVIKDAIADITLQQVLTRPEEFDVIATLNLNGDYLSDALAAQVGGIGIAPGGNINYMTGHAVFEATHGTAPKYADLDKVNPGSVILSGEMMLRYMGWTEAADALIHAMDVAIGNKEVTYDFARLMEGATEVKCSEFADRLIAAM, from the coding sequence ATGAGCACAGGAGCCCCCGTAGTCCCCGCTGACGGCGCCAAGATCACCATCGACGACGCCGGCAAGTTGACCGTCCCGAACAACCCGATCATCCCGTTCATCGAGGGCGATGGCACCGGCCGCGACATCTGGCGCGCCAGCGTGCGCGTGTTCGATGCGGCGGTGGCGAAGTGCTACGGCGGCGCGCGCAAGATCCACTGGATGGAGGTCTACGCCGGCCAGAAGTCGAACGACGAGTTCGGCACCTGGCTGCCGGAAGCCACCGTGCAAGCCTGCCGCGACTACCTGGTCTCGATCAAGGGCCCGCTGACCACGCCGATCGGCGGCGGCATCCGCTCGCTGAACGTCGCGCTGCGCCAGATGCTCGACCTGTACGTCTGCCTGCGCCCGGTGCGCTGGTTCAAGGGCGTGCCGAGCCCGGTCAAGAACCCGGGCAAGGTCGACATGGTGATCTTCCGCGAGAACTGCGAGGACATCTACGCCGGCATCGAGTTCGAACAGGGCACCGAGGCCAACAAGAAGATCCTCGCGCTGCTGAAGGAACACTTCCCGAAGGAATACGGCAAGATCCGCTTCCCGGAATCCTCCGGCATCGGCATCAAGCCGGTCTCCAGGGACGGCTCCGAGCGCCTGATCCGCGCCGCCATCGAATACGCCATCACCAATGGCCGCAAGTCGGTGACCCTGGTGCACAAGGGCAACATCATGAAGTTCACCGAAGGCGCGTTCCGCAACTGGGGCTATGCCCTGGCCGAGCGCGAATTCGCCGACAAGGTCTACACCTGGGACCAGTGGGAGCGGACCAAGGCCAAGCAGGGCGAGGCCGCCGCGAACGCCGAGCAGAAGGCCGCGATCGCCGCCGGCAAGGTGGTGATCAAGGACGCAATCGCCGACATCACGCTGCAGCAGGTGTTGACCCGCCCCGAGGAGTTCGACGTGATCGCCACGCTGAACCTGAACGGCGACTACCTCTCCGACGCGCTCGCCGCGCAGGTCGGCGGCATCGGCATCGCGCCGGGCGGCAACATCAACTACATGACCGGCCACGCGGTGTTCGAGGCCACCCACGGCACCGCGCCGAAGTACGCCGACCTGGACAAGGTCAACCCGGGCTCGGTGATCCTGTCGGGCGAGATGATGCTGCGCTACATGGGCTGGACCGAAGCCGCCGACGCGCTGATCCACGCGATGGACGTGGCCATCGGCAACAAGGAAGTCACCTACGACTTCGCGCGCTTGATGGAAGGCGCCACCGAGGTCAAGTGCTCCGAGTTCGCCGATCGCCTGATCGCGGCGATGTGA
- a CDS encoding SUMF1/EgtB/PvdO family nonheme iron enzyme, with translation MSTTQHPDLPRIPGYAVEAALGSGGMATVYRARQLALDRPVAIKVLRAYGREAPELMQRFEQEAKLIAALDHPNIVAIYEVTRTEEGDACYVMPLFEHGDLASRPKPMAESEIRRVLAAVLDALGHAHAKGVVHRDVKPANVLFDARGKPLLADFGVALKVANRERLTSHGRTVGSSETMSPEQARGDPVDGRSDLYSVGCLAYELLTGYPPFTGDDFLQVALRHQQEPVPRLPPRLSHWQALIDRALAKAPEQRYADAAAMSAALEQIAQAPARSTPRLAAPSPALLGIAAALLVALGVGVWWILRTPQETLPVQAVDGVVALDADTALGRADAAIAARRWFDGSADSADALLLPLFASEPVDAAAVDLRDRLLEQASAALGAVDDASLAAQLPHWSAFVRGSQATQLPPVQALMATLEARWKPALEAARAARDRARAAHEVELAAMLPVRSPAFAEVVDLVAGFPASGVPFRDGDGPELLLIPGGRVAGIADPFAVTRFEIARSDYLKFVESSGRRPASCREGGRNVNWREPGFQQAGNDPVVCVSHADAVAFAAWLSQRTGRRYRLPTAAEWRGLNAAARVDNCANLRGENPNCGDSYRHTAPGGHFASAPGMPADLAGNVREWTSDCEYQKVGAVKRLGTSIGNLFRKDDKDASKLVCVGRLALGSGWRDGELDRAASVESEESAAVDRGFRLIREIR, from the coding sequence ATGTCGACGACGCAACATCCCGATCTCCCGCGCATCCCCGGATACGCCGTCGAGGCGGCGCTGGGCTCCGGCGGCATGGCCACCGTGTACCGTGCGCGCCAGCTGGCGCTCGATCGTCCGGTGGCGATCAAGGTGCTGCGCGCCTACGGCCGCGAGGCGCCCGAGCTGATGCAGCGCTTCGAGCAGGAAGCCAAGCTGATCGCGGCGCTCGACCACCCCAATATCGTCGCGATCTACGAGGTCACGCGAACCGAAGAGGGCGATGCCTGCTACGTGATGCCGCTGTTCGAGCACGGCGATCTGGCCAGCCGGCCAAAGCCGATGGCCGAGAGCGAGATCCGCCGGGTGCTGGCGGCGGTGCTGGATGCGCTCGGCCACGCGCATGCCAAGGGCGTGGTGCACCGCGACGTCAAGCCGGCGAATGTGCTGTTCGATGCGCGCGGCAAGCCACTGCTGGCCGATTTCGGCGTAGCCCTGAAGGTCGCGAATCGCGAGCGCCTGACCTCGCACGGGCGCACCGTCGGCAGCTCGGAAACCATGAGCCCGGAGCAAGCGCGCGGCGATCCGGTCGATGGCCGCAGCGACCTTTACAGCGTGGGCTGCCTGGCCTACGAACTGCTGACCGGCTACCCGCCGTTCACTGGCGACGATTTCCTCCAGGTGGCGCTGCGCCACCAGCAGGAACCGGTGCCGCGGCTGCCTCCGCGGCTGTCGCACTGGCAGGCACTCATCGATCGCGCGCTGGCGAAGGCGCCGGAACAGCGCTACGCCGACGCCGCGGCGATGAGTGCGGCCCTGGAACAGATCGCACAGGCCCCGGCACGATCCACCCCGCGTCTGGCCGCCCCTTCGCCGGCATTGCTGGGGATTGCGGCGGCGCTGCTGGTGGCGCTCGGCGTCGGCGTTTGGTGGATCTTGCGCACTCCGCAGGAGACCCTGCCGGTGCAGGCAGTCGACGGAGTGGTCGCGCTGGATGCGGACACGGCACTGGGTCGCGCAGACGCAGCGATCGCCGCACGCCGCTGGTTCGACGGTAGCGCGGACAGTGCCGACGCCCTGCTGTTGCCGCTATTCGCCAGCGAACCGGTGGACGCTGCGGCCGTGGACCTGCGCGATCGCCTGCTGGAGCAGGCGAGTGCCGCGCTCGGCGCGGTTGACGACGCGAGCCTGGCGGCGCAACTGCCGCACTGGAGCGCTTTCGTGCGCGGCAGCCAGGCGACCCAGCTGCCGCCGGTGCAGGCGCTGATGGCAACACTCGAGGCGCGCTGGAAGCCGGCGCTGGAGGCGGCGCGCGCCGCGCGCGATCGCGCGCGTGCGGCGCACGAGGTGGAGCTGGCGGCGATGCTGCCGGTGCGCTCGCCGGCTTTCGCCGAAGTGGTCGATCTGGTCGCTGGCTTTCCCGCCAGTGGCGTGCCCTTCCGCGACGGCGACGGGCCGGAACTGCTGCTGATTCCGGGGGGGCGCGTGGCTGGAATCGCTGACCCCTTCGCCGTGACTCGTTTCGAGATCGCGCGCAGCGATTATCTGAAGTTCGTCGAGTCCAGCGGACGTCGCCCCGCCAGTTGTCGCGAGGGCGGGCGCAACGTGAACTGGCGCGAGCCGGGATTTCAGCAGGCAGGCAATGATCCGGTGGTCTGCGTCAGCCACGCGGACGCGGTGGCCTTTGCAGCCTGGCTGAGCCAGCGCACGGGCCGTCGATATCGCCTGCCGACGGCCGCCGAGTGGCGCGGTCTGAATGCAGCGGCACGGGTGGACAACTGCGCCAACCTGCGCGGCGAGAATCCGAACTGCGGCGACAGCTATCGGCATACCGCGCCGGGCGGGCATTTCGCCAGTGCGCCGGGAATGCCGGCGGACCTCGCCGGAAATGTCCGCGAATGGACCAGCGATTGCGAATACCAGAAAGTCGGTGCGGTCAAACGCCTCGGCACTTCGATCGGCAACCTGTTCCGCAAGGACGACAAGGACGCCAGCAAGCTGGTTTGTGTCGGCCGGCTGGCGCTGGGCAGCGGCTGGCGCGATGGCGAACTGGATCGCGCTGCCAGCGTTGAAAGCGAAGAGAGCGCCGCGGTCGATCGTGGATTCCGCCTGATCCGCGAGATTCGTTGA